Proteins found in one Thunnus maccoyii chromosome 5, fThuMac1.1, whole genome shotgun sequence genomic segment:
- the rfwd3 gene encoding E3 ubiquitin-protein ligase RFWD3, translating to MEAMEVDSPMEIQGGGGRQPEVAAVAAAGQAEDANAPHVISDSGSSTEVDEDDDDDGNEGGQAAVRAPPFLLPAAWAFSQRAVGGSAATTHSASQGAPIRRRLRQGLRVHYPSQTAAPSRGFPDFLLRAPAASVAEPESGSTTEVSESDEEEEEEGGNEDGAPAAAAPAEPTQPALSASPRPNASIQQSQPQEAVPTNSSSAADSERTEAQIQDVQSVPASSASVQSSQNEEGEGDTCTICFEAWTTAGEHRLAALRCGHLFGFTCIQRWLKAQGPAAKCPQCNKKAKRSDIVLLYAPKLRALDNTEQESLKKSLEQEQSLRRKAELESAQYKLKLQVVTNKYGQAQQELQELRALMAQAGRSSAPLSSSSSSSSSSSSSSLLFGLSQRSDGSKTAQYSFSKAVLLSQAGGCRVLSYCEPLSCLLASQPSPHATLVPGCGVKKVSVVTMKASQYVPIHSKQIRGLSFNRQNDSLLLSAALDNTIKLTSLLTNTVVQTYNAGKPVWSCCWCLDNSNYIYAGLSNGSVLVYDTRDTSTHVQELEPLRSRCPVASLCYVPRAASSSFPCGGLIAGSLEGGCFWEQVNETTYRPHVLPLETAGCTDIQVETESRHCLVTYRPGRSNPSLRCVLMALNRTPQQDSSQLPSCSCSPVQTFSAGSSCKLLTKNAVFRSPDGGGTLVCAGDEASNSTMVWDAGSGSLLQKLPADLPVLDISPFKVNGEHFLASLTEKMLKLYRWE from the exons ATGGAGGCCATGGAGGTAGACTCCCCGATGGAGATACAGGGAGGAGGCGGCAGGCAGCCAGAGGTTGCCGCCGTTGCAGCTGCAGGCCAGGCTGAGGACGCCAACGCACCACACGTCATCTCAGACTCCGGCAGCAGCACCGAAGTGGACGAAGATGATGACGATGACGGCAATGAAGGAGGACAGGCGGCGGTTCGTGCGCCACCCTTCCTGCTTCCTGCCGCCTGGGCGTTCAGTCAGAGAGCGGTGGGCGGCAGCGCTGCAACCACACATTCAGCATCGCAGGGGGCGCCCATACGGAGGAGACTCAG GCAGGGCCTCAGGGTGCACTACCCCAGTCAGACTGCAGCGCCCTCCAGAGGCTTCCCAGACTTCCTGCTCCGAGCGCCTGCTGCCAGCGTGGCCGAACCGGAGTCCGGCAGCACCACCGAGGTCAGCGAGTctgacgaggaggaggaagaggaggggggcaACGAGGATGGCGcacctgctgcagcagcaccagCTGAACCTACCCAACCCGCCCTTTCCGCTAGTCCTCGTCCCAACGCCTCCATCCAACAATCACAACCACAGGAAGCTGTTCCAACCA actccAGTTCAGCTGCAGACAGTGAGAGGACAGAAGCTCAAATTCAGGACGTTCAG TCGGTCCCCGCGTCCTCCGCTTCAGTCCAGTCGTCACAAAACGAGGAGGGCGAAGGCGACACCTGCACCATCTGCTTCGAGGCGTGGACGACGGCGGGCGAACACCGGCTGGCCGCCCTGCGCTGCGGACACCTCTTCGGCTTCACCTGCATCCAGCGCTGGTTGAAAGCTCAGGGCCCGGCGGCTAAATGTCCACAG TGCAACAAGAAAGCGAAGCGTTCAGACATCGTTCTGCTGTACGCTCCGAAGCTGAGAGCGCTGGACAACACCGAGCAAGAGAGCCTGAAGAA GTCTCTGGAGCAGGAACAGTCTCTGAGGAGGAAGGCTGAACTGGAATCAGCTCAGTACAAACTGAAACTGCAGGTCGTCACCAACAAATATGGACAAGCGCAACAAGAGCTGCAG GAGCTGAGAGCTCTGATGGCCCAAGCTGGGAGAAGTTCAgctcccctctcttcctcctcctcttcttcttcctcctcctcctcgtcctcgcTGCTCTTCGGTCTGTCTCAGAGGTCGGACGGCTCCAAGACGGCACAGTACAGTTTCTCCAAGGCGGTGCTGTTGTCTCAGGCCGGAGGCTGCAGAGTTTTATCCTACTGTGAACCTCTGAGCTGCCTGCTGGCCTCGCAGCCTTCTCCTCACGCCACACTGGTGCCCG GTTGCGGGGTGAAGAAGGTGAGCGTGGTGACCATGAAGGCCAGTCAGTACGTCCCCATCCACAGCAAACAGATCCGAGGTCTGTCCTTCAACAGACAGAACGACAGTCTGCTGCTGTCCGCCGCTCTGGACAACACCATCAAActcaccag tctGCTGACCAACACGGTGGTTCAGACCTATAACGCAGGTAAACCAgtgtggagctgctgctggtgtttggACAACAGTAACTACATCTACGCAGGTCTGAGCAACGGCTCGGTGCTCGTCTACGACACCAGAGACACCAGCACACACGTCCAGGAGCTGGAGCCGCTACGctccag ATGTCCGGTGGCGTCTCTCTGCTACGTCCCGCGGGCGGCGTCCAGCTCCTTCCCCTGCGGCGGGCTGATCGCCGGCTCTCTGGAGGGCGGGTGTTTCTGGGAGCAGGTCAACGAGACCACCTACAGACCGCACGTCCTGCCGCTGGAGACCGCCGGCTGCACCGACATCCAGGTGGAGACGGAGAGCAGACACTGTCTGGTCACCTACAGGCCCG GACGCTCCAACCCGTCGCTGCGCTGCGTCCTGATGGCTCTGAACCGCACGCCGCAGCAGGACTCCAGCCAGCTGCCCAGCTGCTCCTGCTCGCCGGTGCAGACGTTCAGCGCCGGATCGTCCTGCAAACTGCTCACCAAAAACGCCGTCTTCAGGAGTCCAGACGGAGGAGGGACGCTGGTGTGCGCCGGAGACGAGGCGTCAAACTCCACCAtg gtgTGGGACGCCGGCAGCGGCTCTCTGCTCCAGAAGCTTCCTGCCGACCTCCCGGTGTTGGACATCAGCCCGTTCAAGGTGAACGGCGAGCACTTCCTGGCCTCGCTCACCGAGAAGATGCTGAAGCTCTACAGGTGGGAGTGA